In one window of bacterium DNA:
- a CDS encoding tyrosine-type recombinase/integrase, with translation MRFTVKKLDSLPSSVTGSKDYGEPGGFKVRVYPGGRKVFYYVYTIEGKTYWFKIGDYGDISLSDARSERDDLSAQVARAKLGKCLHPVAAREAQKVKKRGEPTLADLAGEYMTRWAKVHKKTWMEDERILGKDVLPRWGKRLAKDITRRDVRLLLEDIGERGPVMSNRTLALLSRMFRFGLERDAIPADPTQLIKRIYKEKSKERYLTSDEVKIFWRELEETPRISEQVKDCLRLILLTGQRSGEVVGMRREEIDGDWWNIPGDRTKSGRPHRVYLIDPALQVVNSQKKGVPFVFPSPVQEEDKPLQHLTTRSLSRALIRADNLSLDKFAPHDLRRTLATGLAELGVSNYTIGQILNHSERTVTHIYDRYGHDKEKREALLKWSRHLKTLITGKAPEKVVKLK, from the coding sequence ATGCGTTTTACGGTCAAAAAGCTCGATAGTTTACCCTCTTCTGTCACCGGATCTAAGGATTACGGGGAGCCTGGCGGCTTCAAGGTCCGGGTATACCCTGGCGGTCGGAAGGTCTTCTATTATGTCTACACCATAGAGGGGAAGACGTACTGGTTCAAGATTGGAGACTACGGAGACATCAGCCTTTCGGACGCGCGTTCGGAACGTGACGACCTGTCGGCCCAGGTGGCCCGTGCGAAGTTGGGGAAGTGTCTGCACCCTGTCGCTGCTCGGGAGGCCCAGAAGGTCAAGAAGCGTGGTGAGCCGACGTTGGCCGACCTTGCTGGCGAGTACATGACCAGGTGGGCGAAGGTCCACAAGAAGACGTGGATGGAGGACGAGCGCATTTTGGGCAAGGACGTTTTGCCCAGGTGGGGGAAACGGCTGGCCAAGGATATCACCCGGCGCGACGTCAGGCTGTTACTGGAGGACATCGGGGAACGTGGCCCTGTGATGAGCAACCGGACCCTGGCTTTATTGTCGAGGATGTTCCGTTTTGGTCTGGAGCGTGACGCAATTCCGGCCGACCCCACGCAATTGATCAAGCGCATATATAAGGAGAAGTCCAAGGAACGTTACCTGACCAGTGATGAGGTTAAAATTTTTTGGCGGGAGTTGGAGGAAACACCACGTATCAGCGAGCAGGTGAAGGACTGTCTCCGGTTGATTCTGTTGACCGGTCAACGTAGCGGTGAGGTTGTGGGTATGCGCAGGGAAGAGATCGACGGGGACTGGTGGAACATTCCAGGCGACAGGACCAAGAGCGGGCGGCCTCACCGGGTGTATCTGATCGACCCAGCCCTTCAGGTGGTGAACAGCCAGAAGAAGGGGGTGCCTTTTGTTTTCCCCTCCCCCGTCCAGGAGGAAGACAAGCCCCTGCAGCACCTAACGACACGTAGCCTTTCCCGCGCGTTGATCCGCGCGGACAACCTTAGCCTTGATAAGTTCGCGCCGCATGACCTGAGAAGGACACTTGCCACCGGCCTGGCAGAGTTGGGTGTTTCCAATTACACCATCGGGCAGATCCTCAATCACAGTGAGCGAACGGTGACTCATATTTATGACCGTTACGGCCACGACAAGGAAAAG